Part of the Eikenella corrodens genome is shown below.
TACTCGGTACGTTCCGATATCTTACTCACCCGTTCGCCACTCGCCGGACAGTAGTGCAAGCACTACCCCGCTGCCGTTCGACTTGCATGTGTAAAGCATGCCGCCAGCGTTCAATCTGAGCCAGGATCAAACTCTTATGTTCAATCTCTAACTTAATAACTTCTGGTCTGCTTCAAAGAAACCGACAGGACAATGTCAAACATCGTCTTGTCTTCTTCTCAACAGTGCAGGTGTAAAACACCCACACTTATCGGTAATCTGATTGTTAAAGAGCTGCCGAACCAAACTGACGCATAATCACAACTGCAAACAGTAAATAATCAAACCGCAAACAGCAAATTGTGCCGTAAGGAACAGCGAAGATGCGAACTATACGCCGCCAAAAAAACTTTGTCAAATACCTAAAAATAAAATATCGAACAAAAATGACTAAGCCTCTAAGGAAAAATGAAATTTAACCGGCACAAATACAACCATCCATAGGCTACCTGAAAAAGTAGTCAGTACAAAAATAGCCGGGCAACTGCCCGGCTACAACCTCTTTCACACTAAAACCATTCAGAACAATCCGCTAATCACCCCATCTTCATCCACGTCAATCCGCTCTGCAGCCGGCACTTTAGGCAAACCTGGCATTTTCATCATATTGCCACACAACACCACCACGAACCCCGCCCCAGCAGATAAGGTCAGCCCACGCACAGTGATACGAAAGCCTTGTGGTGCACCCAGCAGTTTAGCGTTATCACTGAACGAATATTGCGTTTTTGCCATACAAATCGGCAATTTATCCCAACCCAATCTTTCCAAGTTGGCAATATCGGCCAAAGTCTCCGAACTAAAATCCACATCTTCCGCACCATAAATCCGTTGCGCGATGGTGCGAATTTTTTCCGGAATACTTTTCTCCACGTCATAACAGAAACTAAATTGTGCAGATGATTGTTCGGCAGCAGCAACCACTTTATGCGCCAAATCCTCACCTCCGGCTCCACCTTTACCCCATACTTCGGTAAACGAGATTTCCGCACCGCGTTTACGGCAGGCATCAGCCACTAAATCTAATTCAGCCTGCGTATCGGCACTGAAGCGGTTGAGCGCAACCACTACCGGCAAGCCAAATACATTTTTCAGATTATCGATATGCCGCAACAAGTTGGGCAATCCTTTTTCCAATGCAACCAGATTTTCACCAGCTAACTCCTCTTTGGGCAAACCGCCGTTATATTTCAATGCCCGTACGGTAGCCACCACCACCGCAGCATCCGGCCGCAAACCGGACAACCGGCACTTGATATCGCAGAATTTCTCGGCACCCAAATCCGCACCAAACCCGGCTTCGGTAACAGCATAATCGGCCAGATGACAAGCCAATCGCGTGGCGACAACCGAATTGCAACCATGGGCAATATTAGCGAACGGACCGCCATGCACAAAAGCAGGCGTACCTTCAATGGTTTGAACAAGATTGGGTTTAATGGCATCTTTTAATAATGCCGCCATTGCGCCCTGTGCTTTCAAATCGCGTGCATACACCGGGCTGCCATCTTTTGTATGCGCCACCAACATATTACCCAGCCTCTGCTTGAGGTCGGTAATATCCTTGGCCAAACAAAATACAGCCATCACTTCGGAAGCAACAGTTATATCAAAACCATCATCACGCATCACACCATCAGCAGTTTTACCTAACCCGCCGATAATATTACGCAAATGGCGGTCATTCATATCCACTGCACGTCGCCATAAAATCCGTTTTGGATCGATATTAAGCGCATTACCGTGATGGATATGGTTATCAATAAGGGCAGCCAAAAGGTTGTTTGCAGCACCGATAGCGTGGAAATCGCCAGTAAAATGCAGATTGATGTCTTCCATAGGAAGCACTTGGGCATAGCCGCCGCCAGCCGCCCCGCCTTTGATGCCGAATACCGGGCCGAGCGAAGGTTCGCGCAAGGCAATAACAGCTTTTTTACCGATACGGTTGAGTGCATCGGCCAAACCAATGGTGACTGTTGTTTTCCCTTCCCCGGCAGGTGTAGGGCTGATAGCGGTTACCAAAATAAGCTTGCCCCGTTTTTCAGGTAGCCTGAATGCATCATCCGGATTGATTTTGGCTTTATATTTGCCGTAATGCTCCAGTTGCTCCGGCTTCAAGCCGAGCTTGGCGGCGATTTCATCGATGTGCCTAATGGAAGCGGCTTGGACAATTTGTACGTCGGACAATTGAGGCATAACAGTCTCCAAATTAAATGATCAAAAAAGAAGAGCATGGCACTCGGGATTGTAACCTAAATCAGTTGATAAGAAACAAACATTCATCATTAGATATTGCGATCGTAAAATGATTGAAGCTAATACTAGCTGGCGAAGTAAAAACTGAGAAATAAGCAAAAGAGCGGGCATACCACCCGCTCTTTAATCGACATCATCAAGACTAACCCATAATTTTTAAAGCTGGAAACAAGCCTCGCAAACCGGCCAATACAATCTCCACCGCGATGGCTGCCAGCAGCAGGCCGGACACACGATTAATAATTTTGATGCCTACATTACCGAGTATTTTGCTCAGCCTGGCCGCACCGGCCAAAATCAAATAACAGGTTACCCCTACCATAAAGCAGGCAATCAACAATTCCAATGCACCCCGCCATGTTTCCACATGGCTGCTGTAAATAATCACAATGGAAAAACCGCCCGGGCCAACAATAATCGGCGTGGCCATCGGTACAACGGCAAAAGCAAATTGTTTCTCCGGCGGTAAGCTTGAATGCTGCCTATGCAAATCAGGCTTCACCGGGTCGTCATCCCCGCCCATCATGCTCATGGCAATCACAAATACCAAAATACCACCAGCAATTTGGAAGGCCGGAATACTGATACCTAAAACTTTCAACAACGGCGTACCAATCACCCCCGCTACCACCATACAAATAAACGCACTAATCGACACCAGGCGTGCAGTTTTGCGCTGTTCCCTCAACGTAAAGTCTGCCGTCTTATCCACAAAATAACCAAGCGCAATCAATGGATTATTTAAAACAATCAAACCGGTAAACAAATATAAGATATGAGTAATCATCTTTTCTCTCATTAAACATCAAATCAGTCAGACAACAGCGCCACGGCTTCATCTACGCTCGGCATGGCTGCGAAACGACCGCGCATAATATCGAAATTATGGTGTTCATACAGCTCTTTAGCCGACCAGCGGCCATTATCCAGCGTGCTGTTGGCCCCTTCCGGCAAAATCACTTCAAAGCCCAAATCGCTGGCAGCCCGTACCGTAGCTTCCACGCAATATTCAGTCATCATGCCAACCACCACTAAGCGCTCAACTCCGTTGCCACGCAGGTAATCCAGCAAATCCGTACCGCGAAAAGCGCTGTTATACCATTTATCCACCACTTTCTCACCGGCCTGCGGTGCAACGGCCGCAGCAATCTGCCAACCGGGCGAGTTCGGTGCAAAGGGCGAGTCCAACTCATTATGCCGCACATAGATGACTTCACGCCCGTGTGCGCGTGCAGCAAGCAGCATTCGACCGATGGCATCCAACATCTCCGCCCCGCGATAAGCCCCCATATCCAGCAAGACCTGCTGGGTATCGATAACCAATAAAACCGTTTTCTTCATTACGCTCTTTCCGTGGCCAAGGCTACCTGAAAATGCTTGTTTCCATGAAGCCGAAATACTCGTTTCCAAACAGCCCAAAAGAATAACCCCGGCATTCGGCCGGAGAACTGCCGCCATTCTATACGGGCGGCACAAGCTTTGCCACGACCAGATGCCGTATCAGGTCAAATATATTGCAAATTCAACACACATATCGCCACCCTTCTCAGCAACCACCTCATCTATAACAAAGGCTACCTGAAATTTCAGGTAGCCTTTTTCAGGTAGCCTCCACCGCCCTACATCTTACTCTGCTGGTTACTGATGCCCATCAGCATGGCCACAATAATCATGATAGAAAGCGTGGCCGTACCGCCGTAGCTTACCAGCGGCAGCGGCACGCCCACCACAGGCAGGATACCGCTCACCATGCCCATATTCACAAACACATAGCAAAACAACGTCATGGTCAGCGCGCCGGCCAGGGTGCGGCTGTAGAGCGTGGGGGCTTTGGCGGCAATATAGAGGCCGCGCCCCAGCATGATGGTATACACCGTCAGCAGCAGGATATTGCCAATGAGGCCGAATTCTTCGCCATACACGGCAAAGATGAAATCGGTGGTGGATTCGGGAATGTAGTCGAGATGCGTCTGCGTACCGTTGAGCCAGCCCTTGCCCCACACCCCGCCGGAGCCGATGGCGGTCATCGACTGCAGAATATGGTAGCCCGCACCCAGCGGGTCTTTAGTCGGATCGAGCAGGGTCAGCACGCGGGTACGCTGGTAATCGTGCATACCGTATTGCCACAACAGCGGCAGCGAGGCGAAAAAGCCGACCACGGCCACCGCAATCGCCCGCCACGGCAGCCCGGCAAAAAACATCACAAACAGCCCGGACGCCATAATCAGCACCGCTGTGCCCAAATCGGGCTGTTTCAGAATCAGAAAGCCCGGCACGGCCACCAGCGCCAGCGCGGCCAGATAATGCTGCCAGCCCAGCTCGGTTTCATGTTTCTGCAAATACCACGCCACCGTCATCGGCAGCGCGATTTTCATCAACTCCGAGGGCTGCAGGCGGATGATGCCCAGATTCAGCCAGCGCTGCGAGCCGTTCACAATCACACCGAAAAAATGCACGCCCACCAACATCAGCAGGCTCACCCCGTACAGCACGATGGCGAAATTGCTCAGCACCTGCGGCCGCGTGCGGGCAATGCACCACAGCAGCACAAAGCCCAATACCGTATGCAGGGTTTTGTTTTCCAGCTGGCCGATGCTTTGGCCGTCGGCCGAATACAGCAGGAACAGGCTCATCACATAAATGGCCAGCATGCTGTAAAACAGCCACATATCCATCGGCTCCCAAATTTTCCGCCAGTAGCGGCGGACGGCATGTTCAGACAGGTGTTGCATATTATCGAACCTCGGATGCGGCAGCCGGGAGGCTACCTGAAACCGCCCGGTAGGCAGACAGGGTGCGTTCCGACTGGGCGTGAACCAGCGGGTATTCGGCCTGGCTCATTGCGCCCGCGCTGGGAACGGCAGGCTTGGGCAGCGGCAGGTTTTTGCCGTTTTCACCCTGCAGCTGCAGCAGGTAGAAGTCGGCCAGCTGGCGGGCAATCGGCGCGGCATTCGCGCCCCACCCGCCGTTTTCCAACAGCACGGCGATGGCTATTTTCGGATTATCTGCCGGCGCAAAGGCAATGAACCAGGCATGGTCTCGATGGCGTTCGGCCAGCGCGGCTGCGTTATACGATGCGCCCTGCCGAATCTGCACCACTTGCGCCGTACCTGTTTTGCCGCCCATACTGTATTTCAACCCCACGCCCACGCGCCAGGCCGTTCCGCCCGGGCGCAACACGCGCTCCATACTCTGCTTCACAAAAGTGAAATACTCCGGCTTGAACGGCAGGGTGGCGCTGGGCTGGGTGCCCACCAGAATACGGGTTTGCTTTTGGTGGTCGATGAGTTCGCGCACCAAGTGCGGCCGATACATCACGCCGTTATTGGCCAGCGTGGCGGTGGCATGTGCCATCTGCAGCGGCGTGTAGGCGTTAAAGCCCTGGCCTATGCTGATGGTTACCATATCGGCAGGCTTCCACTGGCGGGCGGTTTCGTTTTTGGCATGGGCAAAGCGCCGCGCCTTCCATTCCGGGCTGGGCAAGATACCTTTGTATTCGTTGGGCAAATCGATGCCTGTCGGCTGGCCGAAACCAAAGTGCGCCAGATAGGGATAAGCCTTTTCTATGCCCATTTCGTAGCCCAGGCGGTAGAAAAAGGTGTCGGATGACACTTGGATGGCCTTACCCAAATTGGCCGAACCATGCCCGCTGCGCACCGAATCGCGGAACTGGTGGCGGCTGCCGGGAATACTCCACGCACCGGGCGCGGGCAGCACGGTGTTAGGCGTAATCTGCCCGCTTTGCAGCGCGGCCATGCCCATAAATGGTTTGAAAGTAGAGCCGGGGGGATACAGTCCTTGAGTAACGCGGTTGATGAGCGGTTTTTGCCAATCATCATTCAGGCTTTTCCAGGTATCGCTGTCGATGCCGTCGATAAACAGGTTGGCATCGTAAGTCGGCTTCGACACCAGCGCCAGTACGCCGCCGGTTTGCGGATCGATGGCCACCACCGCGCCGCGCCGGTTGCCCAACAATTCGCTGGCTTTTTGTTGCATGCGGATATCCAGCGACAGGCGCAGGGTTTGTCCGCTCACGGCCGGGGCGGTTTTCAGGGTACGCACAATATTGCCCTGTGCGTCTTTTTCCACCTCCTGATAGCCGGGCATACCGTGCAGCTGCTGTTCGTAGAAGTTTTCCAGGCCCATTTTGCCGATATGGGTGGTGCCGCGATAAAGTTCGTAGCGGTCTTCGCTTTCCAGCTGGTCGCGGTCTTTGTCGCTGATGCGGCCGATATAGCCGACAATATGGGTGGTGAGCCCGCCGTAGGGGTATTCGCGGAAGGTACGGGCGTTCACTTCCACGCCTTTGAAGCGGAACAACACCGCCGCCAGCCTTGCCGCTTCTTCGGTGCTCAGTTTCAATTTCAACGGAATGCGTTCATAGGAGCGGGATTCGGCACGGAAGCGTTGGAAGCGCTTCACATCGGCCTCGCTGATTTCCACATACTGGCTCAAGGCCGGTATCAAATCCTCCACTTTCATTTCCAGCTCGTTGGGAATGACTTCCAGCGAATAGGCCGGATAATTGTGCGCCAGCACCACGCCGTTCACATCGGTGATTTCGCCGCGAATCGGCGGGGTGGGGATAAGAGAGATGCGGTTGGCGGCGGCTTTATCCACAAATTCCTCGTGCCGGGCTACCTGAAGCCGCACAAACTGCCACACCAGCACGCAGAAAAACACCAAAATCATGACAAACGCCACCACCAGCCGCAGCAGGTAATCCTTCTGTCGGCTACGGGGCGGCGCTTTAACAGGCCTGTAATGATGACTCGGCTTCATTTGCGGGAACGGCGGTAGTGGGCGATGGCGAGCATCATATTGTTCAACTGCGGCCACAGCAGGCCGGTAACGACTGAAGGCAGCCACAGCCGCCACAAAGAAAACGGCTGCTGTTGAAACAGGCTGACCAAGAAAATCACCAACTGGCTCACCAACACCGCGCCGGCCACGGCAACAGCCTGCCAGCCAAAGGAATTGAGCGCAACCTGCCGCCGGTTGCGTTCAATCAGAAATGCAGCCACGGTATAAGCCAAGCCGTGCTGCCCCAGCAGCGAATTGGTACCGATATCCACCAACAGGCCGAGGCAGAACGCCACGCCGATACCGATAAGCTGAGGCCGGTGCAACAGCCAATAAGCCAGCATAATCAGCGTGAAATCAGGCAGGGGGTACACCCAAGGCGGGGAAATCGGGATGAAATCGAAGAGCAACACCAGCAAAAAGCTGAATGCCACCCAGCGTTTGGGCGTGGATTCTTGGAGCGGGGAAATCGGAGACATACTGCTTATTCCTGCGTCTCTTGTTCGGCAGCCGGTTCGGAAGCGGTTTCAGGTAGCCTTACTGCCGCCTGCGGTTTTTGCGGAATCACCAGCACATAATTGCTGCTGCTCAAATTGGCTGCCGGTGTCAGCACGGTGCGGTAATACGGCGTGCCGGAATTGCGGTCGGCACTCACCACCTTGGCAATCGGGATGCCGGCCGGATAGATGCTGTCGATGCCGGAAGTAACCAGCAAATCGCCCTCTTTCAACTCCGCCGAAACCGGGAAATAACGCAAATCCAGCGTTTCGCCGCGCCCGTACACCAACGTACGTACGCCGCTTTCGGCCACCATCGCCGGAATCACCGACTGGCGGTTGTTAATCAGCGTAACCTCCGCCGTGGCCGGCTGTACGGCGGTTATCTGACCGATGAGGCCTTTTTCGTCGCTCACCGGGTCGCCGATACGGATACCGCTGCTGCTGCCTTTGGTAACCAATAGGCGGTTGGTCTGCGGAATACGGCCGTTAGACACCACCTCTGCCAGCACGGCTTTGGGTGCAAGTAGCGGCTGCAGGCGGTTTAACGTTTTCAATGCAGCTAATTCGCGGGCTGCCGGAGTTTGCAGCTGCAACTGCATATTCAGACGGGCATTTTCCTCTTTCAAGCGGCTGTTTTCGGCGAGCAAATCCTGCTTGTCGCGCAGAAACGCCGTGCCGCCGCTTACCCATTGGGCAGGCTGGCGCGCCGCCCATTGCAAGGGGTAGAGCCCGGCGGAAACATAAGACTTGCCTTGCTGCAATGCCGCATAACGGTTGTCCAGCACCATCAACGCTATCGACAGCATGCCCAACAGCACCAGCTTGCCGGCTGGCGTGATAATCGGGCTGACAAAATTAATTTCTTGCGACATAAAGGGAATAACAGGCTACCTGAAAAACTGAAAGCGCCACACCTTGCGGGCATCTCCGGCGGCATAGAAACCGGCATCCCGCAAATGGCTGGCCATGCGGAATGCCGGAAAAGAGAAATTATACGGTAGTGAACACCGAGTTCATCTTGCCGATTAAATCCAGCGCCTTGCCGGAACCGCGTACCACGCAGGTAAGCGGGTCTTCGGCAATGCTCACCGGCAGGCCGGTTTCCTCGGAAAGCAAGCGGTCCAGGCCGTTGAGCAGAGCGCCGCCACCGGTCAGCACCAAGCCGCGGTCGGCAATATCCGCACCCAATTCCGGCGGAGTTTCCTCCAATGCGGTTTTCACCGCCTGCACAATCTGATTCAACGGCTCGGTCAGCGCCTCTAGAACCTCATTGGAACTGATGGTGAACGCACGCGGCACGCCTTCGGCTAAGTTGCGGCCTTTGGCCTCGATTTCCCGAACCGCATTGCCCGGGAAGGCCGTGCCAATGGCCTTTTTGATTTCCTCGGCAGTGGCTTCGCCAATCAGCATGCCGTAGTTGCGGCGCACATAATTGATGATGGCTTCGTCAAACGCGTCGCCCGCCACCCGCACGGAGTGGGAATACACCACGCCCGACAAAGAAATAATGCCCACCTCGGTGGTACCGCCGCCGATGTCCACCACCATGGAGCCGGTCGGCTCTTCAATCGGCAAACCCGCACCGATGGCTGCTGCCATCGGCTCTTCAATCAAATTTACCGAAGCCGCACCGGCAGCCTGTGCCGAATCATGAATCGCCTTGCGCTCCACCTGAGTAGAGCCGCAGGGGACGCAGATAACAATACGCGGTGTAGCGGCGAAGCGGCTGTTGTTTACCTTGCGAATAAAATGCTTGAGCATTTTCTCGGTAACATTGAAATTGGCAATCACCCCGTCCTTCATCGGGCGCACCGTCTGGATACTGCCGGGTGTACGCCCCAGCATGCGCTTGGCTTCCGCGCCCACCGCCACCGTGGCGTTTTTATTGTTGCTCATGTCGTTGGGCAGCGCCACCACCGAAGGTTCGTCCAAAACGATACCGCGGCCTTTGATGTAAATCAGGGTGTTGGCCGTACCTAAATCGATGGCCAGATCATTAGAGAAATATCGGGTGAGAAAGCGGAACATTGCTTTAAATCCTAGCGTTTGAATACTGATGAATACTTTAAAGAAACCAAGCCTGTGGAGAGATTGGCACTACTTCGCACAGCCTTATTCTCATGCTGTGCCGAGAGACAGGCTTTTAGGCTATAATCCGAACTTTGCAAGCCAGCCTCAAAAGAAACGCGTAATCATACCTGAGATTGGGCTGTTTGCTAAACATAATTTAAGGAATTTTTATGTCGCTTACACTTTCCGACGTTGAAAAAATCGCCCGCCTCTCGCGCTTAAGCCTAACTGAAGCCGAGAAAGCCGCCACTCTCGACGAGCTCAACGGCATTTTCGCCATGGTGGCGCAAATGCAAATCGTGAACACCGACGGTGTCGAACCGATGACCCACCCGCACGAACTCGCGCTGCGCCTGCGTGCCGACCAAGTAACGGAAACCGACCACGCCGCCGAATATCAGGCTTGCGCCCCCGAAGTGCGCGACCGTTTGTATATCGTGCCGCAGGTGATTGAGGAGTAATTTTCAGGCAGCCTCAATCCCTGAAGGCTACCTGAAAACACAAACCGAATATCCCGCATGGCAACGGCAAATACCAATCCATGATAAGCATACCCTCCCTGTTCCACGCTTGCCAAGCCGAGTAATCAAGCCGTCTGCCAACTCAACTCCGCAGGTAATTTGAGCAGCGCTTCATAAAATTGTTGCAAGCCGTGTGCGGCCACGTTAGTGCAGCCGAATAAATCTGCCCGCAAGATTTTCAGGTAGCCTCAAAGCGGCAAAGGCTACCTGAAAGCCGTATCCCATAATTTAGCTTAACCATTTTCATCAAAAAGATATGTCTGCCAACACCAACACCGTCATTCTTACCATTGTCAGCACCGCTGCGCTGCTGGCCGCCTATCATTTCGGCTTCAGCCGCCCTGCCATCAGCAGGGAAACGCAACAGGCTGTGGCTCAAGCGGCTTCCGATATCGAGCAGCGGCAAGCAGAACGCAGCCGCCGCGAAATCGCCGTCGCCGCATCGGAAATCATCCATAATGAAATCAGGCAGGCTAACGAGCAGGCCGTCCAAAACGCGGTGCGCAACAATATTGTGTTTAACGGCTTCTCGTCTGCCAGCGGCCTTTGTATCAATATTGCCGAATTTCTCGCCGACCACGGCCGCCTGCCCGACAATTTGAATGAAATCGGCTGGGCAGGCGGCGTAACCAGCGTGAACCTGTCCGCCATCGAAATGCGGCCGGGCGGCATACTGGTTTTGCGCTTCAATCCTGAAAAACTGCGCGGCACCATCATCCTCACACCGCAAACCAATATGGAAGCCAGGATGATTACAGGCTGGGACTGCACCAGCCCCGATATCGACTTCATTGCCGAAGCCCTGCCCGAATGCCGATATCAACGCTGAACGCACAATATTTGTTTTCAGGCAGCCTGCATATCAAACTGCACTGCTCGCCAAACAGAGACTTAACATACTGGTGTGGCTGCTCAGCGAGGCTGGCAAACCGAAGATTTACATTACCGATATTTCCCGTTTTCAGGCAGCCTATTTGCAAACCGCCGCCAGCAGGGTTTTCAGATGGCCTGAAACAAACAATACGGTTTTCTGCGAAACCCAACCACAGCTTCGACAAACAAAACCAAAGGAATACTATGAAAGGAAAAATCGTCCAATGGCACGATGAAAAAGGCTACGGCTTTATTCAGATAGAAGACAGCAACAGAAAAATTTTCTGCCACATTTCCGATTTCGCGCAACGGCAGCCACGCCCGCAGGAAGGTGAAGCGGTTTCATTTGATGTCGTTAGCAACGAGCAAGGGAAATTTGCTGCCAAAAGAATCCGTTACATTGGTCGAACCGCACCGGATAAATCGCACGCTCGCCGCCGACAAACTACACACGACAGACATGGTGAAAACCGCTCATCACTCGGCAGCCTGTTGGCAAGCGGCTTAACGTTGGCATTTCTCGGCTTCATCGGTTATCAGATTTACCAGTTTGCCGCCGCCAAATTTACGTCCAAACAGCCGAACACGCCGAAAGCCGCACCATTTGCCGCAACATCCAATGCGTCCAAATACCGCGCTGCGACGGCAGAACGCATTGTTCGCAAATGACTTCTTGCGAAGAAGCGACATGGTTTCTGCGAAACTGCGCCGGAACAGAAATGGACGGTGACGGCGACGGCATACCGTGCGAACAGCAACTGTGCCGATAAATCTTCAGGTAGCCCGAATTCCCACAGACAAGCAGCCTGCACCCCATCCCCCTTTTAAACTCCCATTGAATTCCAACCGAAAGACTCTCATGACCCAATACACCCTCACCCAAGCCAGCCAACTGCTGCAATCCAAACAAATCTCCGCCGTCGAACTGGCAACCGAATATCTTGCCGCCATTGCTGCGCAAAACCCGGCTATCAACGGCTACATCACTCTCGACCAAGACAAGACCCTTGCCGAAGCCCGTGCCGCCGACGCGCGTATCGCGCAAGGTAACGCTACCGCACTCACCGGCGTACCCATCGCCTACAAAGATATTTTCTGTCAAACAGGTTGGCGCAGCGCGTGCAGCTCCAAGATGCTGGACAATTTCGTTTCGCCCTACACTGCCACCGTTGTACAAAATCTGCTCGACGAAGGCATGGTAACGCTCGGCCGTACCAATATGGACGAGTTTGCCATGGGTTCTACCAACGAAACCTCGTTCTACGGCGCGACTAAAAATCCGTGGAATCTTGAGCATGTCCCAGGCGGTTCGTCCGGCGGCTCCGCAGCCGTTGTGGCAGCGCGTCTTGCTCCCGTCGCACTCGGTTCCGATACCGGCGGCTCCATCCGTCAGCCTGCTTCACACTGCGGCATCACCGGCATCAAACCTACCTACGGCACGGTTTCCCGCTTTGGCATGGTTGCCTACGCCTCCAGTTTCGACCAAGCCGGTCCGATGGCGCAAACCGCCGAAGACTGCGCGATTTTGCTCAATGCAATGGCGAGCTTTGACGAGCGCGATTCCACCAGCTTGGAACGCAGCAAAGAAGACTACACCTGCGATTTGGACAAACCGCTCAAAGGCATGAAAATCGGCCTGCCTAAAGAATATTTCGGCGAAGGCGCGGATGCCGATGTGCAGGCTGCTTTACAAAACGTCATCAAACTTTTAAAAGCGCAAGGCGCGGAAACCATCGAAGTTTCCCTGCCGCAAACCGCCCTGTCCATCCCCGCTTACTACGTCCTCGCTTCCGCCGAAGCCAGTACCAACCTTTCCCGCTACGACGGTGTACGCTACGGCCACCGCGCCGCGCAATTCGGCGACCTTGAAGAAATGTACAGCAACACCCGCGCAGAAGGCTTTGGCAGCGAAGTCAAACGCCGCATCATGATCGGCACTTATGTGTTGTCGCACGGCTACTACGATGCCTATTACCTGAAAGCCCAAAAACTGCGCCGCCTCGTTGCCAACGATTTTCAGACGGCCTTCGCGCAATGCGACTTCATCCTCGCCCCGACTGCCCCCACCGCCGCCCCCAAACTCGGCAGCGACATCCACGATCCCGTACAGATGTACCTTTCCGACATCTACACCATCGCTGTGAATCTGGCAGGACTACCCGCCCTGACCCTGCCCGCAGGTTTCAGCAGCAGCGGACTACCCATCGGAGTGCAATTTATCGGCAACCACTTCTCCGAAGCCAAAATCCTTGGCGCAGCGCATCAAGTACAACTGGCGAGCGATTGGCATACGAAAGTGCCGGTGTGAAAGTTTTCAGGTAGCCTTTAAGGCCGTCTGAAAAAGGCTACCTGTAAATAGTGGAATACGTAGCATTATTGTTTTGAATCATCTTTTTCAGGTAGCCTGAAGTAATGTCCCAATTAAAAATTCCAGAAAACTACAACAAACTACTCAAAAAATATGAAGGTCTAGATGGCACACTCAAACAGG
Proteins encoded:
- a CDS encoding formate--tetrahydrofolate ligase, with protein sequence MPQLSDVQIVQAASIRHIDEIAAKLGLKPEQLEHYGKYKAKINPDDAFRLPEKRGKLILVTAISPTPAGEGKTTVTIGLADALNRIGKKAVIALREPSLGPVFGIKGGAAGGGYAQVLPMEDINLHFTGDFHAIGAANNLLAALIDNHIHHGNALNIDPKRILWRRAVDMNDRHLRNIIGGLGKTADGVMRDDGFDITVASEVMAVFCLAKDITDLKQRLGNMLVAHTKDGSPVYARDLKAQGAMAALLKDAIKPNLVQTIEGTPAFVHGGPFANIAHGCNSVVATRLACHLADYAVTEAGFGADLGAEKFCDIKCRLSGLRPDAAVVVATVRALKYNGGLPKEELAGENLVALEKGLPNLLRHIDNLKNVFGLPVVVALNRFSADTQAELDLVADACRKRGAEISFTEVWGKGGAGGEDLAHKVVAAAEQSSAQFSFCYDVEKSIPEKIRTIAQRIYGAEDVDFSSETLADIANLERLGWDKLPICMAKTQYSFSDNAKLLGAPQGFRITVRGLTLSAGAGFVVVLCGNMMKMPGLPKVPAAERIDVDEDGVISGLF
- a CDS encoding MarC family protein → MITHILYLFTGLIVLNNPLIALGYFVDKTADFTLREQRKTARLVSISAFICMVVAGVIGTPLLKVLGISIPAFQIAGGILVFVIAMSMMGGDDDPVKPDLHRQHSSLPPEKQFAFAVVPMATPIIVGPGGFSIVIIYSSHVETWRGALELLIACFMVGVTCYLILAGAARLSKILGNVGIKIINRVSGLLLAAIAVEIVLAGLRGLFPALKIMG
- a CDS encoding cysteine hydrolase family protein, which produces MKKTVLLVIDTQQVLLDMGAYRGAEMLDAIGRMLLAARAHGREVIYVRHNELDSPFAPNSPGWQIAAAVAPQAGEKVVDKWYNSAFRGTDLLDYLRGNGVERLVVVGMMTEYCVEATVRAASDLGFEVILPEGANSTLDNGRWSAKELYEHHNFDIMRGRFAAMPSVDEAVALLSD
- the rodA gene encoding rod shape-determining protein RodA; the encoded protein is MQHLSEHAVRRYWRKIWEPMDMWLFYSMLAIYVMSLFLLYSADGQSIGQLENKTLHTVLGFVLLWCIARTRPQVLSNFAIVLYGVSLLMLVGVHFFGVIVNGSQRWLNLGIIRLQPSELMKIALPMTVAWYLQKHETELGWQHYLAALALVAVPGFLILKQPDLGTAVLIMASGLFVMFFAGLPWRAIAVAVVGFFASLPLLWQYGMHDYQRTRVLTLLDPTKDPLGAGYHILQSMTAIGSGGVWGKGWLNGTQTHLDYIPESTTDFIFAVYGEEFGLIGNILLLTVYTIMLGRGLYIAAKAPTLYSRTLAGALTMTLFCYVFVNMGMVSGILPVVGVPLPLVSYGGTATLSIMIIVAMLMGISNQQSKM
- the mrdA gene encoding penicillin-binding protein 2; its protein translation is MKPSHHYRPVKAPPRSRQKDYLLRLVVAFVMILVFFCVLVWQFVRLQVARHEEFVDKAAANRISLIPTPPIRGEITDVNGVVLAHNYPAYSLEVIPNELEMKVEDLIPALSQYVEISEADVKRFQRFRAESRSYERIPLKLKLSTEEAARLAAVLFRFKGVEVNARTFREYPYGGLTTHIVGYIGRISDKDRDQLESEDRYELYRGTTHIGKMGLENFYEQQLHGMPGYQEVEKDAQGNIVRTLKTAPAVSGQTLRLSLDIRMQQKASELLGNRRGAVVAIDPQTGGVLALVSKPTYDANLFIDGIDSDTWKSLNDDWQKPLINRVTQGLYPPGSTFKPFMGMAALQSGQITPNTVLPAPGAWSIPGSRHQFRDSVRSGHGSANLGKAIQVSSDTFFYRLGYEMGIEKAYPYLAHFGFGQPTGIDLPNEYKGILPSPEWKARRFAHAKNETARQWKPADMVTISIGQGFNAYTPLQMAHATATLANNGVMYRPHLVRELIDHQKQTRILVGTQPSATLPFKPEYFTFVKQSMERVLRPGGTAWRVGVGLKYSMGGKTGTAQVVQIRQGASYNAAALAERHRDHAWFIAFAPADNPKIAIAVLLENGGWGANAAPIARQLADFYLLQLQGENGKNLPLPKPAVPSAGAMSQAEYPLVHAQSERTLSAYRAVSGSLPAAASEVR
- the mreD gene encoding rod shape-determining protein MreD, whose protein sequence is MSPISPLQESTPKRWVAFSFLLVLLFDFIPISPPWVYPLPDFTLIMLAYWLLHRPQLIGIGVAFCLGLLVDIGTNSLLGQHGLAYTVAAFLIERNRRQVALNSFGWQAVAVAGAVLVSQLVIFLVSLFQQQPFSLWRLWLPSVVTGLLWPQLNNMMLAIAHYRRSRK